The following proteins come from a genomic window of Halorussus halophilus:
- a CDS encoding glycerophosphodiester phosphodiesterase, translating into MADTTGTTTTDVAGRNELSIIAHRGFAGVYPENTLAAVEQATTGARQADLPEMVEVDVMASADGEIVVFHDTDLARVTNAPADLAEQKVWETPFETLSELEVLGTGETVPTLEAVLDAIPPEVGLNVEFKNPGSAAVRPRKNLPREVRETQKELWLDFAAEVSETLADYDHEILVSSFAEGALAAVREVAPEIPLAAVFATSITDGMEIARRYDCEAVHPPWNMISGTPLFNSEYGTLGPYEDIDLVDIAHSEGRAVNAWTVESWYQATHLRQAGVDGLITDYPGVVRFGDATAE; encoded by the coding sequence ATGGCTGATACGACAGGAACCACGACAACGGACGTAGCGGGCCGAAACGAACTCTCCATCATCGCTCACCGCGGTTTCGCGGGGGTCTACCCCGAGAACACGCTCGCGGCCGTCGAGCAAGCGACTACTGGGGCGAGACAAGCAGACCTCCCCGAGATGGTCGAAGTGGACGTGATGGCGAGCGCCGACGGCGAAATCGTCGTCTTCCACGACACTGACCTCGCTCGCGTGACGAACGCGCCTGCCGACCTCGCCGAGCAGAAAGTCTGGGAGACGCCGTTCGAGACCCTGTCGGAACTGGAAGTGCTGGGCACTGGCGAGACGGTGCCGACGCTCGAAGCCGTCCTCGACGCGATTCCGCCCGAAGTCGGTCTGAACGTCGAGTTCAAGAACCCTGGTTCGGCGGCGGTTCGACCTCGGAAAAATCTTCCACGTGAAGTGCGCGAGACGCAGAAAGAACTGTGGCTCGACTTTGCGGCCGAGGTATCCGAGACGCTCGCCGACTACGACCACGAAATCCTCGTCTCGTCGTTCGCCGAGGGCGCGCTGGCGGCGGTCAGAGAGGTCGCCCCCGAAATCCCCCTCGCGGCCGTCTTCGCCACGTCCATCACCGACGGGATGGAAATCGCCCGCCGGTACGACTGCGAAGCGGTCCACCCGCCGTGGAACATGATTTCGGGGACGCCGCTGTTCAACAGCGAGTACGGGACGCTCGGTCCCTACGAGGACATCGACCTCGTGGACATCGCCCACAGCGAGGGCCGGGCCGTCAACGCGTGGACCGTCGAGAGTTGGTATCAGGCGACGCATCTCCGGCAGGCAGGCGTAGACGGACTCATCACGGACTACCCCGGCGTGGTTCGGTTCGGTGACGCCACTGCCGAGTGA
- a CDS encoding HAD-IIA family hydrolase, producing MRGIILAAGIGSRLRPVTLSKPKCCVTVGDAPILTRQLRAYADAGVTDVTVVAGYLADDVRTLCEEVARKRPELDVSIEESEVYANTDNMYSLYLAREAVAGEPFVLSNGDAVFDSELLADLVDADAKSAVAADPATYSDEAMKVTVDDAGRVSHIAKDVPENVAHAISNDVYRFSADFSASLFEEITRTVEQEGDYCGWTEAAIDRIVRNQPHDLEPVDVSDHRWVEIDDFADLERADLRFSQLSDITEKEAVFFDLDGTVYLDDELVDDAKTVIDHLRAAGVDVYFLTNNSSRWKDDYTARLANLGIAADTEQVLLSTDGVIDYLEHVDDEVYVLGTERMRAALADNGVELGDEDPAAVVVGFDTELTYEKARTATLAIRNGATFLLAHPDAVCPTAEGFVPDCGSIGAMIERATDQQPARVFGKPNPEMLTHVLESEGYDPEDVLVVGDRLETDVQLAENVGCDSVCVLSGDSTRLEVEQSDLHPSLVAPDVSVLTRLLPDTDAKEAGIDRDTVDPDAVEAVPAGDRSEE from the coding sequence ATGAGGGGGATAATTTTAGCGGCTGGTATCGGGTCTCGACTGCGGCCGGTGACACTCTCCAAACCGAAATGCTGTGTCACTGTCGGCGACGCACCGATTCTGACTCGGCAACTCCGAGCGTACGCCGACGCAGGCGTCACGGACGTGACCGTCGTCGCCGGGTATCTGGCCGACGACGTGCGAACGCTCTGCGAAGAAGTTGCCCGAAAACGTCCTGAACTCGACGTATCTATCGAAGAAAGCGAGGTGTACGCTAACACCGACAACATGTACTCGCTCTACCTCGCTCGCGAGGCCGTCGCGGGCGAACCGTTCGTCCTCAGTAACGGCGACGCCGTCTTCGACTCGGAACTGCTCGCGGACCTCGTGGACGCCGACGCGAAGAGCGCCGTGGCGGCCGACCCGGCCACCTACTCCGACGAAGCGATGAAAGTCACCGTGGACGACGCCGGACGCGTCTCACACATCGCCAAGGACGTTCCCGAGAACGTCGCGCACGCCATCTCGAACGACGTGTACCGTTTCTCTGCGGACTTCTCTGCGAGCCTCTTCGAGGAGATTACGCGAACCGTCGAACAGGAGGGCGACTACTGTGGGTGGACAGAGGCCGCTATCGACCGAATCGTCCGGAACCAACCTCACGACCTCGAACCGGTGGACGTGAGCGACCACCGCTGGGTGGAAATCGACGACTTCGCGGACCTCGAACGGGCAGACCTCCGCTTCTCGCAACTCTCGGATATCACCGAGAAAGAGGCCGTCTTCTTCGACCTCGACGGCACCGTGTATCTGGACGACGAACTCGTAGACGACGCAAAGACTGTTATCGACCACCTTCGTGCCGCGGGCGTCGATGTGTACTTCCTGACGAACAACTCCTCGCGCTGGAAAGACGACTATACAGCGAGACTCGCGAATTTGGGTATCGCTGCAGACACCGAACAAGTACTGCTCTCGACGGACGGCGTCATCGATTATCTAGAGCACGTGGACGACGAGGTGTACGTCCTCGGCACTGAGCGAATGCGTGCGGCCCTCGCCGACAACGGTGTCGAACTCGGCGATGAAGACCCGGCCGCCGTCGTCGTCGGCTTCGACACGGAACTCACCTACGAGAAAGCCCGGACTGCCACGTTGGCGATTCGGAACGGCGCGACCTTCCTACTGGCGCATCCCGACGCGGTCTGTCCCACTGCGGAGGGCTTCGTCCCGGACTGTGGCTCCATTGGCGCGATGATAGAGCGCGCTACCGACCAACAGCCAGCGCGCGTCTTCGGGAAGCCCAACCCCGAGATGCTAACGCACGTCCTCGAATCTGAGGGCTACGACCCCGAGGACGTGCTAGTCGTCGGCGACAGGTTAGAGACGGACGTACAACTCGCCGAGAACGTTGGCTGTGACTCCGTCTGTGTCCTCTCGGGCGATTCGACCCGACTGGAAGTCGAGCAGAGCGACCTCCACCCGTCGCTGGTCGCCCCTGACGTGAGCGTACTGACTCGACTCTTACCGGACACCGACGCCAAGGAGGCAGGAATCGACCGGGACACGGTAGACCCGGACGCCGTGGAGGCGGTTCCGGCAGGCGACCGGAGTGAAGAGTAG
- a CDS encoding sugar phosphate isomerase/epimerase family protein, producing the protein MPDVRTGYVTQTHTGDVSWREAVDEGARIGFDFVELYMDGATERAKLDAEAVESRVSGANIDLLVHLPFADLEIGSPRELVREGSLDELRACIETAAEMGAEKAVLHASSHATPPEWHVEDIAPLLLKSVRQLDAFAEERGVEICVENLPGVLFTIHDMERVFAETSASMTLDTGHARVDGVDAEGIAEFLDSHGERVSHVHVNDSRQAADEHVPTGSGNLDFETALAPLREGWKGTVSIEVYTFDFDYVALSKEKLDTYL; encoded by the coding sequence GTGCCCGACGTCCGGACGGGCTACGTCACACAGACCCACACCGGCGACGTGTCGTGGCGCGAGGCAGTAGACGAGGGTGCCCGTATCGGCTTCGACTTCGTGGAACTCTACATGGACGGCGCGACAGAGCGCGCGAAACTCGACGCCGAAGCGGTCGAATCGCGGGTCTCCGGCGCGAATATCGACCTGCTCGTCCACCTGCCGTTCGCGGACCTCGAAATCGGGTCGCCTCGGGAACTGGTTCGAGAGGGGTCGCTGGACGAACTGCGCGCCTGCATCGAGACGGCGGCGGAGATGGGCGCAGAGAAGGCAGTCCTCCACGCTAGTTCGCACGCCACGCCGCCGGAGTGGCACGTCGAAGATATCGCGCCACTCCTGCTGAAGTCGGTGCGCCAGTTGGACGCGTTCGCGGAAGAACGTGGCGTCGAAATCTGCGTCGAGAACCTCCCGGGCGTGCTGTTCACGATTCACGACATGGAGCGAGTGTTCGCGGAGACGTCGGCCTCGATGACCCTCGACACAGGTCACGCGCGAGTCGATGGCGTGGACGCCGAAGGCATCGCGGAGTTCCTCGACAGCCACGGCGAGCGAGTGAGCCACGTCCACGTCAACGATTCGCGGCAGGCGGCGGACGAACACGTACCGACTGGGTCTGGCAATCTGGACTTCGAGACCGCGCTCGCGCCGCTTCGGGAGGGGTGGAAAGGGACCGTCTCGATAGAGGTCTACACTTTCGACTTCGACTACGTGGCACTGAGCAAGGAGAAACTGGATACGTATCTGTAG